From the genome of Denticeps clupeoides chromosome 4, fDenClu1.1, whole genome shotgun sequence, one region includes:
- the pak2a gene encoding serine/threonine-protein kinase PAK 2a, giving the protein MCDNGELEDKPPAPPVRMSSTIFSPVGKDSLSANHSSKPLPSVPEEKKQRNKIISIFSEKGQRKKDKDKDRPEISSPSDFEHTIHVGFDAVTGEFTGMPEQWARLLQTSNITKSEQKKNPQAVLDVLKFYDSSGGNGRQKYLSFSSSDKDAQASKKAEPSPARMKDDDDEDDEAPPPIVAPRPEHTKSIYTRSVIDPIPAPASDGDSASKAIDRQKKAKGKMTDEEIMEKLRTIVSVGDPKKKYTRYEKIGQGASGTVFTAIDVATGQEVAIKQINLQKQPKKELIINEILVMKELKNPNIVNFLDSFLVGEELFVVMEYLAGGSLTDVVTETLMDEAQIAAVCRECLQALEFLHANQVIHRDIKSDNVLLGMDGSVKLTDFGFCAQITPEQSKRSTMVGTPYWMAPEVVTRKAYGPKVDIWSLGIMAIEMVEGEPPYLNENPLRALYLIATNGTPELQNPEKLSPIFRDFLSRCLEMDVEKRGGGKELLQHPFLKLAKPLSSLTPLILAAKEAMKSSR; this is encoded by the exons ATGTGCGATAACGGTGAGCTGGAGGACAaaccccccgcccccccagTCAGAATGAGCAGCACCATCTTCAGCCCGGTCGGCAAGGACAGcctatcagccaatcacagctccAAGCCTCTGCCCTCAGTGCCGGAGGAGAAGAAACAGCGCAACAAGATCATCTCCATTTTCTCAGAGAAAG GCCAGCGAAAAAAGGACAAGGACAAGGATCGTCCGGAGATCTCCTCTCCTTCAGATTTTGAACACACTATTCACGTGGGCTTCGATGCAGTGACAGGAGAGTTCACA ggcATGCCTGAACAATGGGCTCGGCTGCTGCAGACCTCCAACATCACTAAGTCCGAACAGAAGAAAAACCCCCAGGCTGTGCTGGACGTACTCAAGTTCTACGACTCATCTGGAGGCAATGGGCGGCAAAAATACCTCAGTTTCTCCTCATCAG ACAAAGATGCGCAGGCTTCAAAGAAGGCAGAGCCTTCACCGGCCCGTATGAAAGATGATGACGACGAAGATGACGAAGCCCCGCCTCCTATTGTAGCACCCCGTCCTGAACACACCAAATCT aTATACACCCGGTCCGTTATCGACCCCATACCTGCCCCTGCATCAGATGGCGATTCAGCCTCTAAAGCCATTGACAGACAGAAGAAGGCCAAGGGCAAGATGACCGACGAGGAGATCATGGAGAAACTGA GAACCATTGTCAGTGTTGGCGATCCCAAGAAAAAGTACACAAGATATGAGAAGATTGGACAGGG CGCCTCTGGTACCGTATTCACAGCTATCGACGTGGCTACAGGACAGGAG GTGGCCATCAAACAGATCAACCTTCAGAAACAACCCAAGAAGGAGCTCATCATCAACGAGATCCTGGTAATGAAAGAGCTGAAGAACCCCAACATCGTCAACTTCTTAGACAG TTTCTTGGTGGGTGAGGAGCTGTTCGTGGTGATGGAGTACCTGGCTGGAGGCTCTCTGACAGACGTGGTGACGGAGACCCTTATGGATGAAGCGCAGATCGCAGCTGTCTGCAGAGAG TGTTTACAAGCCCTGGAGTTCCTGCATGCCAACCAGGTCATCCACCGCGATATCAAGAGCGACAATGTCTTGCTGGGAATGGACGGATCCGTCAAACTCA CTGACTTCGGGTTCTGCGCCCAGATCACTCCAGAGCAGAGCAAGCGCAGCACCATGGTTGGAACGCCGTACTGGATGGCACCGGAAGTGGTGACCCGTAAAGCTTATGGACCTAAAGTGGACATCTGGTCCCTGGGCATTATGGCTATTGAGATGGTGGAGGGTGAACCCCCCTACCTCAACGAGAACCCCCTCAGG GCGCTATACCTGATTGCTACTAATGGCACCCCTGAGCTCCAGAACCCAGAAAAACTCTCTCCAATCTTTCGGGACTTCCTGAGCCGCTGTCTCGAGATGGACGTGGAAAAGAGAGGAGGTGGAAAAGAGCTTCTGCAG CATCCCTTCTTAAAGCTGGCAAAACCGCTCTCCAGTCTGACACCTCTAATCCTCGCTGCCAAGGAGGCCATGAAAAGTAGCCGCTAG
- the klhl6 gene encoding kelch-like protein 6, producing the protein MGEKNPDVPPVEGGVGMLESSSQEMQREERDRATFHDTGLPVELQNGLEALRLEGSLTDVTLHVQGTDFPCHRVVLAASSHYFRAMFCGDLREKHESKILIRGLDAETMQVLLGYSYTSKAVITQDNVQKILGAASLFQFTRVVEACANFLADALLPDNCVGVLHLADAHSLSGLKTRVQSYITERFSAVVAQGEILELPADVLVWLLQQDDLAVSKEEHVFQTAMQWVRAKEAERAALLPQILPHVRLPLLDPCYFVEKVEADPLVRDCAEVFPLLQEARVYHLTGSEVISERTKPRMQQFQSEVFMIIGGCTKDEKFVSEVTCLDPLRRSRLEVAKLPITEMDIESENKKWVEFACVTFRNEVYISGGKETQHDAWKYNAALNKWIQIEFLTHGRWRHKMAVLGGKVYILGGFDGSQRLDSVEAYDPFHNCWTESPPLLFGVSSFSAASHDKSIYVIGGGPNGRLATDAMQRFTPATNEWTLKAPMPIEAKCTNAVTFKDFIYVVGGAMKALYAYRPREDSWCLVTTLGCERASCGIAACNNKLFITGGRDDKNEVIATVLCWDPQAKRLTEECVLQRGVSHHGSVTLRKSYTHIRRIVPAT; encoded by the exons ATGGGGGAGAAGAACCCGGACGTTCCGCCTGTGGAGGGAGGCGTGGGGATGCTGGAGAGCTCCAGTCAGGAGATGCAACGCGAGGAGCGGGACAGGGCCACGTTCCATGACACTGGCCTGCCGGTGGAGCTCCAGAACGGCCTGGAGGCTCTGAGACTGGAGGGCTCCCTGACGGACGTAACGCTGCACGTGCAGGGCACTGATTTCCCCTGCCACCGGGTGGTCCTGGCCGCCAGCAGCCACTACTTCAG GGCGATGTTCTGCGGCGACTTGAGAGAGAAACACGAAAGCAAAATCCTCATCAGAGGGCTGGATGCAGAAACCATGCAGGTTCTATTGGGCTACAGCTACACCAGCAAGGCCGTCATCACGCAGGACAACGTGCAGAAAATCCTGGGAGCTGCCAGCCTATTCCAG TTTACTCGCGTTGTGGAGGCTTGTGCCAATTTCCTGGCAGACGCCCTACTTCCTGACAACTGTGTGGGTGTTCTTCATCTGGCTGATGCCCACTCCCTGTCGGGGCTGAAGACCCGGGTCCAGTCCTACATCACAGAGAGGTTCTCTGCGGTGGTGGCCCAGGGGGAGATCCTGGAGCTGCCAGCGGACGTGCTAGTGtggctgctgcagcaggatgaCCTGGCCGTGTCCAAGGAGGAGCACGTCTTCCAGACGGCCATGCAGTGGGTCCGTGCAAAGGAGGCCGAAAGGGCGGCCCTGCTACCCCAGATCCTGCCCCACGTCCGCCTCCCGCTGCTGGACCCCTGCTACTttgtggagaaggtggaggcgGACCCTCTGGTCCGAGACTGTGCTGAAGTCTTCCCACTGTTGCAGGAGGCTCGTGTCTACCATCTGACAGGGAGTGAG GTTATATCTGAGCGCACCAAGCCCAGAATGCAGCAGTTCCAGTCTGAGGTCTTCATGATCATCGGAGGCTGCACCAAAGACGAGAAATTTGTGTCGGAGGTCACGTGCCTGGACCCACTCCGGAGGAGTCGACTGGAGGTGGCCAAACTGCCAATAACAGAGATGGACATAGAGTCGGAAAACAAAAagtgggtggagtttgcctgTGTAACGTTCAGAAATGAAGTGTACATATCTG GGGGGAAGGAGACGCAGCATGACGCTTGGAAGTACAACGCTGCCCTCAACAAGTGGATCCAGATTGAATTTCTGACCCACGGCCGGTGGAGGCACAAAATGGCTGTCCTGGGCGGAAAAGTCTACATTTTGGGCGGCTTTGATGGGTCCCAGAGGCTCGACAGCGTGGAAGCGTACGACCCCTTCCACAACTGCTGGACAGAG TCCCCCCCGCTCCTGTTCGGCGTGAGCTCGTTCTCTGCCGCCAGCCATGATAAAAGTATATACGTGATTGGCGGAGGGCCCAATGGCAGGCTGGCCACGGACGCCATGCAGCGCTTCACCCCAGCAACAAATGAATGGACCCTCAAGGCTCCAATGCCAATCGAGGCTAAATGCACCAACGCGGTGACCTTCAAAGATTTCATCTACGTAGTTG GCGGCGCGATGAAGGCCCTGTACGCGTACAGGCCGCGCGAGGACTCCTGGTGCCTGGTGACCACGCTGGGCTGCGAACGGGCCAGCTGCGGCATCGCGGCCTGCAACAACAAGCTGTTCATCACCGGCGGCCGCGACGACAAGAACGAGGTGATCGCCACCGTGCTCTGCTGGGACCCGCAGGCCAAGCGGCTGACGGAGGAGTGCGTGCTCCAGCGCGGCGTGTCGCACCACGGCAGCGTGACCCTCAGGAagtcctacacacacatacgaagGATCGTGCCCGCCACATGA